The Caldisericaceae bacterium genome includes a window with the following:
- a CDS encoding TRAP transporter small permease, translating into MMKSEMKKKRKFEIDELIMGSLLFIMAVIAFLNVLGRYVFHYSLAFTEEIGVNFFVWVTVIGMGVAFERGSHLGMVTLFRKFSKPVKKYIIWLNLALSVFLIGVVDLFVLRTIYEELTLFHSTSPALDIQMWIYYMGIPIFSIFVFIRMIRGHKKSLAKLEEVAK; encoded by the coding sequence ATGATGAAAAGTGAAATGAAAAAGAAAAGGAAATTTGAAATAGATGAGCTCATTATGGGTTCGTTGCTTTTTATAATGGCTGTTATAGCTTTCTTAAATGTCTTGGGAAGATACGTATTTCACTATTCTCTTGCATTTACCGAGGAAATCGGTGTGAATTTTTTTGTCTGGGTTACAGTCATTGGCATGGGTGTAGCATTTGAAAGAGGTTCCCATCTTGGCATGGTGACTCTGTTTAGGAAATTTTCCAAGCCTGTTAAGAAATATATCATATGGCTAAATTTAGCACTTTCAGTTTTTCTTATAGGCGTAGTAGATTTGTTCGTTTTAAGAACTATCTATGAGGAATTAACGCTATTTCATTCAACATCTCCTGCATTAGACATACAGATGTGGATATATTATATGGGGATCCCGATTTTTTCTATATTTGTATTTATTAGGATGATAAGAGGGCATAAGAAATCCCTTGCAAAACTTGAGGAGGTGGCGAAGTGA
- a CDS encoding TRAP transporter large permease subunit, with protein sequence MNPAVLLLIMFMILVVIGVPIAVALGSTALIVIILYKLGIVMISRNFYAGIASFSLLAIPFFVLAGMIFEKARLAEKIARLLELIVGRSTGGLAMTAVLTAMFWGAISGSGPATTAAVGIILIVPMIRHGYSKYFAAATVASTADLSIIIPPSIAFIIYGNITSASVSALFTAGIIPGILMGLFCVVAAYFVSKKRGYRGITERGSAKEILIALKDSVWAILAPFIILGGIYGGVFTPTEAAVVAVFYSLFVATVIYRTLNWRTFMEILIEASATSSVIMTIVAFAGIFSWTTTVSGAVESLTHSIINITKNPWMFIILIDIVLLGLGMILDAISISYLVLPPLIPILKLYHIDPIWYGVIFVAALAIGQATPPVGVNLFTAASLINSDLDPIAKEAIPYIIASIIALIIISSVPALSTYLPIHAGLYKIAP encoded by the coding sequence GTGAATCCGGCAGTTTTACTACTTATCATGTTTATGATACTCGTCGTTATTGGTGTTCCTATTGCAGTTGCTTTAGGTTCTACTGCACTGATTGTGATCATTCTGTATAAGTTAGGGATTGTAATGATTTCACGAAATTTTTACGCAGGGATTGCAAGTTTCTCTCTACTTGCTATACCGTTCTTTGTGCTTGCTGGAATGATCTTTGAAAAGGCAAGACTTGCAGAAAAGATTGCAAGACTTCTTGAACTCATTGTAGGGAGATCAACTGGTGGACTTGCAATGACAGCTGTGCTTACTGCAATGTTCTGGGGTGCCATTTCTGGGTCTGGCCCTGCAACAACCGCAGCGGTAGGCATTATACTCATTGTTCCTATGATAAGACATGGATACAGCAAGTATTTTGCTGCAGCAACAGTCGCATCTACAGCAGACCTTTCTATTATTATTCCTCCGAGTATCGCATTCATTATTTATGGTAATATTACATCTGCTAGCGTAAGCGCTCTCTTTACTGCAGGGATTATCCCAGGGATTCTTATGGGTCTTTTCTGTGTTGTAGCTGCATATTTCGTTTCTAAGAAGCGTGGTTATCGAGGCATCACAGAGAGAGGTAGTGCAAAGGAAATCCTCATTGCGCTAAAAGATTCAGTGTGGGCCATTCTTGCGCCATTCATTATTCTTGGTGGTATATATGGAGGGGTATTCACACCTACAGAAGCAGCAGTTGTCGCTGTATTCTACAGTTTATTTGTTGCTACAGTGATTTATCGGACTTTAAACTGGCGAACATTTATGGAAATTCTCATTGAGGCCTCTGCTACAAGCTCTGTTATTATGACGATTGTTGCGTTTGCGGGTATATTTTCCTGGACTACAACGGTATCTGGTGCTGTAGAAAGCTTAACACACTCTATAATTAATATTACAAAAAATCCGTGGATGTTTATCATCCTTATTGATATTGTGCTACTTGGACTTGGTATGATCCTGGATGCAATTTCTATTTCTTATCTTGTTTTACCACCCCTTATCCCCATTCTAAAACTCTATCATATCGATCCTATCTGGTATGGAGTCATCTTTGTTGCAGCGCTTGCTATAGGGCAAGCAACACCTCCTGTTGGAGTAAACTTGTTTACTGCGGCAAGCCTTATAAATAGTGACCTTGACCCAATAGCAAAAGAGGCTATACCATACATCATTGCAAGTATCATTGCATTGATTATCATCTCCTCTGTCCCTGCACTTTCTACTTACCTCCCAATACATGCTGGTCTATATAAGATTGCTCCATAA
- a CDS encoding anaerobic ribonucleoside-triphosphate reductase, whose amino-acid sequence MTNTTEGKDLVLEDGTVIPEHSRTKCEVWSRPVGYLRPVQHWNKGKREEFKERKNYNIEK is encoded by the coding sequence ATGACTAACACTACAGAAGGAAAAGACCTTGTGCTTGAAGATGGGACGGTGATTCCAGAACATTCACGAACAAAATGTGAAGTTTGGAGTAGGCCTGTTGGTTATCTAAGACCGGTACAGCACTGGAACAAAGGAAAAAGAGAAGAATTTAAAGAAAGAAAAAATTACAATATCGAAAAGTAA
- a CDS encoding SIMPL domain-containing protein (The SIMPL domain is named for its presence in mouse protein SIMPL (signalling molecule that associates with mouse pelle-like kinase). Bacterial member BP26, from Brucella, was shown to assemble into a channel-like structure, while YggE from E. coli has been associated with resistance to oxidative stress.): MNKKLLALFVIIAILSVIFIGGKTLPKGEVKATDDPTNHTISVTGEGVVEVIPDIVNLNFGIFTEDSDPEQAMDLLSKKANAIIKALLDLKIPKEKIKTSNLSLYPVYDYNPQTGESKLKGFHASEDFVVITEIEKASKVLSAVVKSGVNNIGGIVFDASNRDELKLQAIENAMKNARAKADAALNGTNYKVTGIKTISIESVSYPIPLFKSFAGVENEASVPVEGGTLKVNVTVNVVFTFD; encoded by the coding sequence ATGAACAAAAAATTATTAGCTTTATTTGTAATCATTGCAATTTTAAGTGTAATTTTTATTGGTGGAAAAACTCTTCCTAAAGGAGAAGTTAAGGCAACTGACGATCCAACTAACCATACTATTTCAGTTACAGGAGAAGGTGTAGTTGAGGTGATACCTGACATAGTTAATTTAAATTTTGGTATTTTTACCGAAGACTCTGATCCTGAACAAGCAATGGACTTACTTAGTAAAAAGGCAAACGCTATTATTAAGGCGCTTCTTGATTTAAAAATACCTAAAGAAAAGATAAAGACATCTAACCTTAGCCTGTATCCAGTTTATGATTACAATCCACAAACAGGGGAATCAAAACTCAAAGGGTTCCATGCTTCTGAAGATTTTGTTGTAATAACAGAAATTGAAAAAGCTTCAAAAGTTCTTTCTGCTGTTGTAAAATCTGGTGTTAATAACATTGGAGGTATTGTCTTTGATGCATCAAATAGGGATGAATTAAAACTTCAAGCAATTGAAAACGCTATGAAAAATGCAAGAGCAAAGGCAGATGCAGCACTTAATGGCACAAATTACAAAGTTACTGGTATTAAAACTATCTCAATTGAATCAGTTAGTTATCCTATACCTTTATTTAAATCATTTGCAGGAGTAGAAAATGAAGCATCGGTTCCTGTTGAAGGGGGCACATTGAAGGTTAACGTGACAGTTAATGTTGTTTTTACTTTTGACTAA
- the fabF gene encoding beta-ketoacyl-ACP synthase II, protein MEKERVVITGLGVVSPIGIGKDAFLDGLKSGKSGVSKISSFDASNYSVQIGAEIKDFNPENYIDKKEISRLDRVQHFAFAAAKEAIEDAKIGSDIDPERVGVYVTSGIGGVISLEQQILVNKEKGPTRVSPFLVTQMIIDAIPAYIALKYGFRGETNAAVAACASSAKTIGLAMLAIERGDLDIIVAGGSEAPFTPTAVAAFAVMRALSKRNDDPEHASRPFDKNRDGFVMGEGAGILVLESLTSAKKRGAHIYAELVGYGTTTDAYHVTAPDPTAKEVIRAMELALNKANVKKEDVSYINAHGTSTPLNDKNETFAIKQLFGDIAYKIPVSSTKSQIGHLLGAAASVESVATVLSIEKGMIFPTINYEEKDPELDLDYVPNTPREANVKVALKNSFGFGGHNVALVFKKFEG, encoded by the coding sequence ATGGAAAAAGAAAGAGTAGTAATTACTGGACTTGGTGTTGTTTCTCCTATTGGTATTGGAAAAGATGCATTTTTAGATGGTCTTAAGAGCGGCAAGTCTGGTGTTTCAAAAATCTCATCTTTTGATGCGTCTAATTATTCTGTTCAGATTGGAGCAGAAATAAAAGATTTTAATCCTGAAAACTACATTGACAAAAAAGAAATTTCTCGCCTTGATAGAGTGCAGCATTTTGCTTTTGCTGCCGCAAAAGAAGCAATCGAAGATGCAAAAATTGGAAGTGATATTGACCCCGAGAGGGTTGGTGTGTATGTAACATCTGGAATTGGTGGGGTTATTAGCCTGGAGCAACAGATTTTAGTAAATAAGGAGAAAGGTCCAACAAGAGTAAGCCCATTTCTTGTAACTCAAATGATTATTGATGCAATTCCTGCCTATATTGCTTTGAAGTATGGTTTTAGAGGCGAGACGAATGCGGCCGTTGCAGCATGTGCTTCATCTGCAAAAACTATTGGGCTTGCTATGCTTGCAATTGAAAGAGGTGACCTTGATATTATTGTTGCAGGAGGTTCAGAAGCACCATTTACTCCAACAGCGGTTGCTGCTTTTGCAGTAATGAGAGCACTGTCAAAAAGAAACGATGATCCTGAACATGCATCTCGTCCATTTGATAAGAATAGAGATGGTTTTGTAATGGGGGAAGGTGCAGGTATTTTGGTGCTCGAATCTCTTACTTCTGCAAAGAAAAGAGGAGCACACATCTATGCAGAACTTGTTGGTTATGGGACCACAACTGATGCCTACCATGTTACTGCACCAGATCCTACTGCAAAAGAAGTAATAAGAGCAATGGAATTGGCTTTAAATAAAGCAAACGTTAAAAAAGAAGATGTAAGCTACATAAACGCACACGGCACATCTACACCTTTAAATGATAAAAACGAAACTTTTGCAATTAAGCAACTCTTTGGGGATATTGCATACAAGATACCAGTGAGTTCTACAAAATCACAAATTGGGCACTTACTTGGTGCTGCAGCTAGTGTTGAGTCAGTTGCAACAGTCCTTTCAATTGAAAAAGGCATGATTTTCCCTACAATAAATTACGAAGAAAAAGATCCTGAACTTGATCTTGATTATGTGCCAAACACACCAAGGGAAGCTAACGTAAAAGTGGCTTTGAAAAATTCTTTTGGTTTTGGTGGGCATAATGTAGCTCTTGTTTTTAAAAAATTTGAAGGCTGA
- the acpP gene encoding acyl carrier protein, whose product MEENEIRAKVVKVITEKLGVDESKIVDSAEYIKDLGADSLALVDIAMAFEDEFGVKIPDEDLGKIDTVGKTISYIKEHLS is encoded by the coding sequence ATGGAAGAAAATGAAATTAGAGCAAAAGTAGTAAAAGTAATTACAGAAAAATTAGGTGTTGATGAATCTAAAATTGTTGATTCTGCAGAGTATATTAAAGATCTCGGTGCAGATTCACTTGCACTTGTTGATATTGCAATGGCATTTGAAGACGAGTTTGGTGTAAAAATTCCTGATGAAGATTTGGGTAAAATTGACACTGTTGGTAAAACAATTTCTTACATTAAGGAGCATCTAAGTTAG
- the fabG gene encoding 3-oxoacyl-[acyl-carrier-protein] reductase — MVEIDLSGSVSVVTGGSRGIGKAISLGLAKANSKVAIVYASRTESALKVKEEIASFGGVAQIFQCDVSSENEVEHVISDIVAQFGNIHILVNNAGITKDTLLLRMSESDWDAVLDTNLKGVFLMTKQALKFMMKNSFGRIINIGSIVGITGNIGQANYVASKAGLIGFTKAVALEYGGRNITSNLVAPGYIETEMTEKLPKNIKETFLNKVVLKRAGFPEDVANMVIFLASPLASYITGGVFVVDGGLSLT; from the coding sequence ATGGTTGAAATTGACCTTTCAGGAAGCGTTTCTGTTGTGACTGGGGGTTCAAGAGGTATTGGGAAAGCCATATCTTTAGGTCTTGCGAAGGCTAATTCTAAGGTTGCAATTGTCTATGCAAGTAGAACTGAAAGTGCTTTAAAGGTAAAAGAAGAAATTGCTTCTTTTGGTGGTGTTGCTCAAATTTTCCAATGTGATGTTTCTTCTGAAAATGAGGTAGAACATGTTATAAGTGATATTGTTGCACAGTTTGGAAATATCCACATACTTGTAAATAATGCAGGTATTACAAAAGACACCCTCCTTTTAAGGATGAGTGAGAGTGATTGGGATGCTGTTTTGGATACTAATTTGAAAGGTGTATTTTTGATGACAAAGCAGGCACTTAAATTCATGATGAAAAATAGTTTTGGAAGAATCATTAACATTGGTTCAATTGTGGGGATTACTGGCAATATTGGGCAAGCAAATTATGTAGCTTCTAAAGCAGGGCTTATTGGTTTTACAAAAGCAGTTGCGTTAGAATACGGTGGTAGAAATATTACTTCAAATCTTGTTGCACCCGGTTATATTGAAACTGAAATGACAGAAAAATTACCTAAGAATATAAAAGAGACTTTCCTAAATAAGGTTGTCCTTAAAAGGGCTGGGTTTCCTGAGGATGTTGCAAATATGGTTATTTTTCTTGCATCTCCTCTTGCTTCGTATATTACAGGTGGTGTTTTTGTAGTTGATGGTGGTTTATCTTTAACTTAA
- the fabD gene encoding ACP S-malonyltransferase, with protein MLAFVFPGQGSQYVGMASKIPESSIKKELFYKASSIVGFDLLEVSQKGPDTLLTSTDITQPILFTVSSIYDILLKERAIKPDIVAGHSLGEYSALFSAGAISFETGVRLTRTRGLLMKEASDKSPGSMLAVVGLNKDKVDEVISEASKFGVIVLANYNSFDQVVLSGSIEAVKQAVIFAKEKGARLAKPLNVSAAFHSPLMEPIVADMSNAIDKEEFKKPEIPVIQNVNAEITTEPEKIKENLKKQLTGSVKWVDTLLKMDSLLVKDFYEVGPKNVLKGLIDKTLSNVRVELAEEVFNG; from the coding sequence ATGTTAGCGTTTGTTTTTCCAGGACAAGGTTCGCAGTACGTAGGGATGGCTTCGAAAATCCCTGAAAGTAGTATTAAAAAAGAATTATTTTACAAGGCTTCTTCTATTGTTGGTTTTGATCTTCTTGAAGTCTCACAAAAAGGGCCAGACACTCTATTAACCTCAACAGATATCACTCAACCGATATTGTTTACAGTTTCCTCTATTTACGATATTCTTTTAAAGGAACGTGCAATCAAGCCTGATATAGTTGCAGGGCATAGCCTTGGTGAGTATTCGGCGCTCTTTTCAGCAGGGGCAATTTCATTTGAAACAGGTGTGAGGTTGACGCGCACAAGAGGACTTCTTATGAAGGAAGCCTCCGATAAATCTCCTGGAAGTATGCTTGCAGTTGTTGGCCTAAACAAAGATAAGGTTGATGAAGTAATTAGTGAAGCATCAAAATTTGGTGTGATTGTGTTAGCAAATTACAATTCTTTTGACCAAGTTGTGCTATCTGGTAGTATTGAAGCAGTAAAACAAGCAGTAATTTTTGCAAAAGAAAAGGGGGCTCGTCTTGCAAAGCCTCTTAATGTGTCTGCTGCATTTCATTCACCATTAATGGAACCAATCGTTGCTGATATGTCTAATGCTATCGACAAAGAAGAATTTAAAAAACCAGAAATTCCTGTTATTCAGAATGTTAATGCCGAGATTACTACAGAACCCGAAAAAATAAAAGAGAATTTAAAAAAGCAGTTAACAGGTTCTGTTAAATGGGTGGATACTCTTCTTAAAATGGATTCATTACTCGTTAAAGACTTCTATGAAGTTGGTCCAAAAAATGTTTTAAAAGGTCTTATTGATAAAACACTTAGTAATGTTAGGGTTGAACTTGCTGAGGAGGTATTTAATGGTTGA
- a CDS encoding ketoacyl-ACP synthase III produces MGKVGIIGLGSYIPEKVVTNTDLEKFLDTSDEWIRTRTGIVERRYAKESEATSDLATIAAKRAIEDAKISPEDIDLIIVGTNSPDMLYPATACLVQEKLNLSKKCAAFDLQAGCPGWIYATVVGSQFIQSGAYKNVLVIGAEAITRMMDPTDRGTYVLFGDGAGAVVLSHVEDGGFLGFELFADGSLSQYLTLPAGGSRKPFSEEVLKERSYFTQMNGNEVFKFSVREISRISNILLEKTNTKIEDVDWFIPHQANLRIIQAGAEKLGIPMDKVVVTIDKFGNSSAASIPVSLDFLRKQDKLKKGDLVLMVSFGAGMTSGAILMRW; encoded by the coding sequence GTGGGAAAAGTAGGCATCATCGGCTTGGGAAGTTATATCCCAGAGAAAGTTGTAACCAATACTGATCTTGAAAAATTTCTTGACACTTCTGACGAGTGGATAAGAACTCGCACAGGCATAGTAGAAAGAAGGTATGCAAAAGAAAGTGAAGCAACTTCTGATTTAGCTACAATTGCTGCAAAACGTGCAATAGAAGATGCAAAGATTTCTCCCGAAGACATTGATCTTATTATTGTTGGAACGAATTCTCCTGATATGCTTTACCCTGCAACGGCATGTCTTGTCCAAGAAAAACTTAATTTATCAAAAAAGTGTGCTGCCTTTGATTTACAAGCAGGCTGCCCTGGATGGATTTATGCAACAGTTGTTGGGAGTCAGTTCATACAGAGTGGAGCGTATAAAAATGTCCTCGTAATAGGTGCTGAAGCTATTACCCGTATGATGGATCCAACTGATAGAGGGACTTACGTTCTATTTGGAGATGGTGCAGGTGCAGTTGTCCTATCTCACGTTGAAGATGGAGGCTTTTTAGGGTTTGAACTTTTTGCAGATGGCTCTTTATCACAATATCTTACACTACCTGCAGGCGGTTCAAGAAAACCTTTTTCTGAAGAAGTTTTAAAAGAAAGAAGTTATTTTACTCAGATGAATGGTAACGAAGTCTTTAAATTTTCTGTAAGAGAAATCTCAAGGATTTCAAATATCCTTCTTGAAAAAACAAATACAAAAATTGAAGATGTTGATTGGTTTATACCTCATCAAGCAAACTTAAGGATCATTCAAGCAGGTGCAGAAAAACTTGGAATACCAATGGATAAAGTTGTTGTAACCATTGATAAATTTGGAAATTCATCGGCTGCTTCCATTCCTGTTTCACTTGACTTCTTAAGAAAACAGGATAAACTTAAAAAGGGTGATTTGGTATTAATGGTGTCATTCGGGGCAGGAATGACTTCTGGTGCAATTTTAATGAGGTGGTGA
- a CDS encoding beta-hydroxyacyl-ACP dehydratase: MVKNLSKSDVERILPHRAPFLFVDEIVEVGVGSYAIGKKVFKEDEYFFKGHFPNNPIVPGVILIEFSAQVSAFMILLHDDYKDLFGYLLEVEDFRFLKKVLPGMEVYCKSEILDFRHNIARTKVEIFNGDTIFSKGVIKAYFVDKKGGLKWEK; this comes from the coding sequence ATTGTAAAAAATCTTTCAAAAAGTGATGTTGAGAGGATATTACCTCATAGAGCACCGTTTCTATTTGTGGATGAAATTGTTGAAGTTGGTGTTGGAAGTTATGCAATTGGCAAAAAAGTTTTTAAAGAAGACGAATATTTCTTTAAAGGACATTTTCCAAATAACCCCATTGTGCCAGGTGTTATTCTCATTGAATTTTCAGCACAGGTTTCTGCATTTATGATTCTTCTCCACGATGATTACAAAGATCTTTTTGGGTATCTTTTAGAGGTAGAAGATTTTAGATTTTTAAAGAAGGTGCTTCCTGGAATGGAAGTTTATTGTAAAAGTGAGATTCTTGATTTTAGACATAATATTGCAAGAACAAAAGTCGAAATTTTTAATGGCGATACGATTTTTTCAAAGGGAGTAATAAAAGCTTATTTTGTAGATAAAAAAGGAGGTTTGAAGTGGGAAAAGTAG
- a CDS encoding branched-chain amino acid transaminase — MLESKFIYFNGDFVNWNDAKIHILSHVIQYGSGVFEGIRAYETKLGTAIFRAYDHYKRLKESMKIYRMETKETVEDYINITKELLLRNELKSAYVRPVVYRGLGSISPNPLHAPIETAIAAFEMPNIFNEKASYGINVCVSSYRRFAPDTTLALAKATGNYLNSELAMIEGEENGYDEAIMLDVFGYVGEGPGENIFLVKDGVIYTPPLGSSILKGITRDSVIKIAEYLKLTVKEQNLPREMLYVADEIFFCGTAAEITPIVSVDRIPVSDGKVGKITKLISEKFREIVIDGVDPFNWLEFVEAKAY, encoded by the coding sequence ATGTTGGAGTCAAAGTTTATCTACTTTAACGGAGATTTTGTCAATTGGAATGATGCAAAAATTCACATCCTTTCGCATGTAATTCAGTATGGGTCGGGAGTGTTTGAAGGAATTAGAGCCTATGAAACAAAATTGGGAACTGCAATTTTTAGAGCATATGACCACTATAAAAGACTTAAGGAATCGATGAAGATATACAGAATGGAAACAAAAGAAACAGTAGAAGACTACATTAATATAACAAAGGAACTCCTTTTGAGAAATGAACTAAAAAGTGCGTATGTAAGGCCTGTTGTCTATAGAGGGCTTGGTTCAATATCCCCAAACCCTCTACATGCACCTATTGAAACGGCAATTGCCGCTTTTGAGATGCCAAACATCTTTAATGAGAAGGCTTCTTACGGAATAAATGTTTGTGTTTCTTCTTATAGAAGGTTTGCTCCAGATACAACTTTAGCTCTTGCAAAGGCAACTGGTAATTATTTAAATTCTGAGCTTGCCATGATAGAGGGAGAAGAGAACGGATACGATGAAGCAATTATGCTTGATGTGTTTGGGTATGTGGGAGAAGGCCCTGGAGAAAATATTTTCCTTGTTAAAGATGGTGTAATTTATACACCGCCTTTAGGCTCATCTATTCTTAAAGGTATTACAAGAGATTCGGTTATAAAAATTGCCGAGTACTTAAAGCTTACGGTAAAAGAACAAAATCTTCCAAGAGAAATGCTCTACGTTGCAGACGAGATTTTCTTCTGTGGCACTGCAGCAGAAATTACTCCAATTGTTTCTGTTGATAGAATTCCTGTTTCCGATGGTAAAGTAGGGAAAATTACAAAACTTATCTCGGAAAAATTTAGAGAAATAGTAATTGATGGAGTTGACCCGTTTAATTGGTTAGAGTTTGTTGAAGCAAAAGCGTACTAA
- a CDS encoding diguanylate cyclase has protein sequence MKDYPYANFTFERSVKTYRGLLKGVLSEEKDFFNTLSLKHVNTLKELVRISQTIMHLLKLFALHQSRTSIGFTQGDNVYTVEALIKSKKPYTISLRIIKESVIYTFKNITDLSPVAMVLLDENSNVIEVNKKFEDLFGYKESEIIGKNINKIITPPSEIEDGETLDNIAKQIGYLKVERKRLTKDGRSISVLISGQPLELGNDKIGIIGTYEDITELKKLQEKLHYEATHDLLTNLPNKRIFSDRFAVEKAYADRNNTKIALFFMDIYEFKFINDTYGHEFGDKVLKRVGEKILSAVRSTDLVVRFGGDEFVVLCSGIGKFEDIVGIALKILNQFMEPIKIDDREISIGINIGITVYPDDGAELDDLIRKGDISMYKAKANGVNNFVFYTEDIEKNFKKTIEIKSKEIIFSTFFENILAPLLILDKDLNIIRANKRFKDVFKKTAKNVFLKNISDVLNSDIFSEHTKRLEKEEAVFFPFKFKLENKEYNFRCMMNAIKSFGELYYFIAFMKGE, from the coding sequence ATGAAAGATTATCCTTATGCAAATTTTACTTTTGAAAGGAGTGTAAAAACCTATAGAGGTTTACTTAAAGGAGTTCTTAGTGAAGAAAAAGACTTTTTTAATACCCTTTCTCTTAAGCATGTTAATACATTAAAAGAACTTGTAAGAATTTCGCAAACAATAATGCATTTACTAAAACTATTTGCACTACATCAAAGTAGGACATCTATCGGTTTTACCCAGGGGGATAACGTGTATACAGTTGAAGCACTAATCAAAAGTAAAAAGCCTTATACAATCTCTTTAAGAATCATAAAAGAAAGTGTTATTTATACATTCAAAAATATTACAGATTTATCTCCAGTTGCTATGGTTTTATTAGACGAAAATTCAAATGTTATTGAGGTAAATAAAAAATTTGAGGACCTCTTTGGTTATAAAGAATCCGAAATCATTGGGAAAAACATAAATAAAATCATTACACCACCTTCGGAAATAGAAGACGGTGAAACTCTTGACAACATTGCAAAACAGATAGGTTATTTAAAAGTTGAAAGAAAAAGACTAACAAAGGATGGAAGAAGTATCTCTGTTCTTATTTCAGGGCAACCTCTTGAATTGGGAAATGACAAAATTGGTATTATTGGCACTTATGAAGATATAACAGAGCTTAAGAAATTACAAGAAAAACTGCACTATGAAGCAACACATGACCTTTTAACAAACCTTCCCAATAAGAGGATTTTTTCCGATAGATTTGCAGTTGAAAAAGCCTATGCCGATAGGAATAACACAAAAATTGCCCTATTTTTCATGGACATATACGAATTTAAATTTATAAATGACACCTACGGGCATGAATTTGGCGATAAAGTGCTAAAACGTGTGGGAGAGAAAATCCTCTCGGCGGTTCGTTCAACAGACCTAGTTGTTCGGTTTGGAGGAGATGAATTTGTAGTATTGTGTAGTGGCATTGGAAAATTTGAAGATATAGTAGGTATTGCTTTAAAAATTTTAAACCAATTTATGGAACCTATAAAAATTGACGATAGAGAAATTTCGATTGGAATTAACATTGGCATTACAGTGTATCCAGATGATGGAGCAGAACTTGATGACCTAATTCGTAAAGGAGATATTTCAATGTACAAAGCAAAAGCAAATGGAGTAAACAATTTTGTTTTCTACACAGAAGATATTGAAAAAAACTTCAAGAAAACCATAGAAATTAAATCAAAAGAAATCATATTCAGCACTTTTTTTGAGAATATTTTAGCTCCTTTACTAATACTGGATAAAGATTTAAACATCATAAGAGCAAACAAAAGATTTAAAGACGTGTTTAAAAAAACTGCCAAAAACGTATTTTTAAAGAACATTTCTGATGTTTTAAATAGCGATATTTTTTCCGAACACACCAAAAGATTAGAAAAAGAAGAAGCGGTATTTTTTCCCTTTAAATTCAAATTAGAAAATAAAGAGTATAATTTTAGGTGTATGATGAATGCAATTAAAAGTTTTGGTGAATTGTATTATTTTATTGCTTTCATGAAGGGGGAATAA